One stretch of Pseudomonadota bacterium DNA includes these proteins:
- a CDS encoding response regulator: protein MKKIKLLVVDDEENIRMLFKEELEEEGYQVEAASNGLEALEKLKGSSFDLVVLDIKMPGMDGIQALNEIKNLNKDQPVILCSAYGEFKQDFSSWVSDGYVVKSADTKELKQTIKHILNI, encoded by the coding sequence ATGAAAAAGATAAAATTGTTGGTAGTAGACGATGAGGAAAACATAAGAATGCTTTTCAAAGAAGAACTCGAAGAGGAGGGATACCAGGTGGAGGCAGCATCGAATGGCCTGGAAGCCCTTGAGAAACTTAAGGGTTCAAGCTTTGATCTGGTTGTGCTTGATATAAAGATGCCAGGCATGGATGGCATACAGGCATTGAACGAGATAAAGAATTTGAATAAAGACCAACCAGTAATACTGTGCTCCGCATATGGAGAATTTAAACAGGATTTTTCAAGCTGGGTTTCTGATGGATATGTAGTAAAATCAGCAGACACAAAAGAGCTTAAACAAACGATAAAACATATATTAAATATTTGA
- a CDS encoding ATP-binding protein, with product MNPIDLLGKIIEISHSNLKIESRINSIINIIAQDMRLEEVIVYTLDKDKRLTCRFTNQKSILSGILNQYRCHVGEGIVGSVAQKRAPQFFTIKDIPPRFGCLFYPELDGVVEKYKTFAFLPLSDDSYIYGVLIVSSSNTDSIRDSEKILLSILSRELGGILRSYELILSSKKRISEFATLSELGKILTSNIEPNELLKNIALIIARALNATFVTIKIEDTFLKLDSQRVIYGVIDPSIENYVYELEKGVVRLKKATSLKNQASEQHENSLKSSLYASPVLSKGRILGTITMGGEKSQQDFASEGDGQYLINTIANYISSGLENTLLNIRLRDVVKELNDAQKRLIEQEKFRSLGEMTTNIAHEIKNPLVIIGGFTKRLAKKIHLDQKENRYIDIILKEVSRLETILNELLSYVRENPMLTETCDMNNCIDEVLYLFTSDTAWEQVQIVKEYDKSLPPVECDSQQIRQVFINILMNAYEAMHGNGKIIIKTEQAVFNNRPFLAISFIDTGGGIDPAIIDNIFNPFFTTKDRGTGLGLAISNKIVMNHKGHIEVKNSLGEGGTFIVYLPVKNNIIKEEFL from the coding sequence ATGAACCCCATTGATTTACTGGGAAAGATTATAGAGATATCCCACTCAAATCTTAAAATAGAATCAAGAATTAATTCAATCATTAATATTATAGCCCAAGATATGCGCCTTGAAGAGGTTATCGTGTATACCCTTGACAAAGACAAGAGGCTTACCTGTAGATTTACAAATCAAAAAAGCATATTATCGGGAATATTAAATCAGTACAGGTGCCATGTTGGTGAGGGGATTGTTGGCAGCGTAGCACAGAAGAGGGCGCCCCAGTTTTTTACAATAAAAGACATACCGCCGAGATTTGGTTGTCTTTTTTACCCGGAACTTGATGGAGTTGTTGAAAAATATAAGACCTTTGCATTCCTCCCATTGTCTGATGATAGCTATATCTATGGTGTTCTAATAGTAAGTTCATCAAATACTGATTCTATACGTGATTCAGAAAAAATTTTACTTTCTATACTTTCAAGAGAGCTGGGCGGGATACTTAGGTCCTATGAGCTTATCCTTTCCTCAAAGAAGAGGATTAGCGAGTTTGCGACACTTTCAGAACTTGGAAAGATCCTTACTTCAAATATAGAACCCAACGAGCTTTTAAAAAATATTGCATTGATAATAGCCAGAGCACTCAACGCAACGTTTGTTACAATAAAGATAGAAGATACATTTTTAAAGCTTGATTCACAAAGGGTTATATATGGCGTAATAGACCCGTCGATAGAAAATTACGTCTATGAGTTAGAGAAAGGGGTCGTAAGGCTTAAAAAGGCAACTTCTTTGAAAAATCAGGCCTCTGAGCAACATGAAAACTCCTTAAAGTCCTCACTTTATGCCTCCCCTGTGCTATCAAAAGGCCGTATCCTTGGAACGATCACAATGGGTGGGGAAAAATCACAGCAAGACTTTGCTTCAGAAGGAGACGGCCAGTATTTGATAAATACAATAGCGAACTACATATCGAGTGGTCTGGAAAATACCTTATTAAATATAAGGCTCAGGGATGTGGTAAAAGAATTGAACGATGCCCAGAAAAGACTTATAGAGCAGGAAAAGTTTAGAAGTCTTGGTGAAATGACTACCAACATTGCTCATGAAATAAAAAACCCCCTTGTAATAATAGGCGGGTTTACAAAGAGGCTTGCAAAGAAGATCCATTTAGATCAAAAGGAAAACAGATATATAGACATAATTCTTAAGGAAGTTTCAAGGCTCGAAACGATACTCAACGAGCTTCTAAGCTATGTAAGGGAAAACCCGATGCTAACAGAAACATGCGATATGAATAATTGTATAGATGAGGTCCTATATCTTTTTACCTCAGATACAGCATGGGAACAAGTCCAGATTGTGAAGGAATATGATAAAAGCCTGCCCCCTGTTGAGTGTGATAGCCAGCAGATTAGACAGGTTTTTATTAATATACTTATGAATGCCTATGAAGCTATGCACGGCAATGGTAAAATAATTATTAAGACAGAGCAGGCGGTATTTAATAACCGACCATTTTTGGCTATTTCTTTTATTGATACAGGCGGGGGCATAGACCCTGCAATCATCGATAACATTTTTAATCCATTCTTCACAACGAAGGACAGGGGGACGGGGCTGGGCCTTGCTATATCTAATAAAATTGTGATGAACCATAAAGGTCATATTGAGGTAAAGAATTCTTTAGGGGAAGGGGGAACATTTATAGTGTACCTCCCTGTAAAAAATAATATAATCAAAGAGGAGTTTTTATGA
- the glgA gene encoding glycogen synthase GlgA, which yields MKILIASPEIYPFVKTGGLADVTGSLPKALKKLGIEVRVILPKHKGIEEQKFPMKYKNYKISCPISQTFVDAEIVESEYDGITAYIVEKDEYYYRDYLYSTPDGDYLDNAERFIFFSKSILEAIKVTGYTPDVLHCNDWESALAPVFLKTLYRDDPVLRNVSTLFTIHNLGYQGLFWHHDMHLLNIGWEYFTPNYLEFYGKINFLKGGIVFSDIINTVSKKYSEEIQTPEFGYGLDGILRTRKDDLYGIINGIDYEDWNPEKDPDLPTRYGVKNIENKRLCKKALQEAFGLPVDENILLIATISRLADQKGFDLIASSLEEMVSLGTQYVILGTGERRYHDLFTELSKKFPKSFSVKIAYDNKLAHLIEAGADTFLMPSRYEPCGLNQLYSLKYGTVPIVRGVGGLEDTIVDYTSTPLSGTGFKFYDYSKDAMLDAIKRALKVYGDKKAWMSLVKKCMGADFSWERSAKEYIGLYKKAIEKYEPH from the coding sequence ATGAAGATATTAATTGCATCACCTGAAATTTATCCTTTTGTGAAAACAGGTGGCCTTGCTGATGTAACAGGTTCCCTTCCAAAGGCCTTAAAAAAACTCGGCATAGAAGTGAGGGTTATCCTGCCAAAACACAAAGGGATTGAGGAACAGAAATTTCCCATGAAATATAAAAACTATAAGATTTCTTGCCCTATATCGCAAACCTTTGTTGATGCAGAGATAGTTGAAAGTGAATATGATGGTATTACCGCGTACATTGTTGAAAAGGATGAATATTATTACAGGGATTACCTGTATAGTACCCCGGATGGTGACTATCTTGACAATGCAGAGCGGTTTATCTTTTTTTCAAAAAGCATTCTTGAGGCAATCAAGGTAACGGGATATACCCCCGATGTGCTCCATTGCAACGATTGGGAGAGTGCCCTTGCCCCTGTGTTTCTAAAAACTCTCTATAGAGATGATCCTGTCCTCAGAAACGTCTCAACACTATTCACCATCCATAATCTTGGCTATCAGGGGCTTTTCTGGCATCACGATATGCATCTTTTGAATATAGGATGGGAATACTTTACCCCGAACTATCTTGAATTTTATGGAAAAATCAACTTTTTAAAAGGGGGCATAGTATTCTCTGACATAATAAATACGGTGAGCAAAAAATACAGCGAAGAAATACAAACCCCAGAGTTTGGATACGGTCTTGACGGCATATTACGAACAAGAAAGGATGACCTCTATGGCATTATAAATGGAATTGATTATGAGGACTGGAACCCCGAGAAAGATCCTGATCTTCCCACAAGGTATGGTGTGAAAAACATAGAGAACAAAAGATTATGCAAGAAAGCCTTGCAGGAAGCCTTTGGGCTACCCGTTGATGAAAACATTCTATTAATAGCAACCATATCAAGACTTGCCGACCAGAAGGGTTTCGATCTTATTGCGTCTTCACTAGAGGAAATGGTGTCCCTCGGCACCCAATATGTAATTTTAGGAACAGGGGAAAGAAGATACCATGACCTTTTTACTGAATTGTCAAAAAAATTCCCCAAATCATTCTCCGTCAAGATTGCCTATGACAACAAGCTTGCCCACCTTATTGAAGCAGGGGCCGATACATTTCTTATGCCCTCACGATATGAGCCATGTGGCCTTAATCAATTGTATAGCCTTAAATATGGAACGGTTCCAATAGTCAGAGGCGTTGGGGGGCTCGAAGATACCATAGTAGACTATACCAGCACGCCCTTGAGCGGTACAGGTTTTAAATTCTATGACTACTCAAAAGACGCAATGCTTGATGCCATAAAAAGGGCATTGAAGGTTTATGGGGATAAAAAGGCCTGGATGTCTCTTGTAAAGAAATGTATGGGGGCAGACTTTTCGTGGGAAAGGTCCGCAAAGGAATATATAGGGCTATACAAAAAAGCCATTGAGAAATATGAACCCCATTGA
- the galT gene encoding galactose-1-phosphate uridylyltransferase: MPELRKDPIIDRWVIISTERGKRPVFFTEEEPPSKVSMCPLCSGNENMTPPEVFAIRPDGSPPNSPNWTLRVVPNKFPALRIEGDLNKEGVGLYDRMNGIGAHEVIVETPVHGQTLSNMDVHGIQNVLIAYRERVLDLTKDRRFKYIMIFKNHGSVAGASLDHSHSQLIALPIVPRRVLEEINGGLAYYKYKDRCIFCDIITQEKEDNVRIVFENARFIALSPYASRFPFEVWILPKEHEPYFISSNRDDNYFSVAEVLSAVLKRYDKVLNSPPYNYMIHTTPFGDGATPHYHWHMEVIPRLTKMAGFEWGTGFYINPTPPEEATVYLRETHI; the protein is encoded by the coding sequence ATGCCTGAACTGAGAAAAGACCCTATTATAGATAGATGGGTGATCATATCTACAGAGAGGGGGAAAAGGCCTGTCTTTTTTACAGAGGAGGAGCCCCCCTCGAAGGTTAGTATGTGCCCCCTTTGCTCAGGTAACGAGAATATGACCCCGCCCGAGGTCTTTGCTATTAGACCTGATGGTTCTCCGCCCAACAGCCCCAACTGGACCCTGAGGGTTGTCCCGAATAAGTTCCCTGCATTACGCATTGAAGGTGATCTAAACAAGGAAGGCGTTGGTCTGTATGACAGGATGAATGGCATAGGGGCGCACGAAGTAATTGTAGAAACCCCGGTCCATGGCCAAACATTATCTAATATGGATGTTCATGGCATACAAAATGTTCTTATTGCTTATAGAGAGAGAGTGCTGGATCTAACAAAGGACAGACGATTCAAGTATATAATGATTTTTAAGAACCACGGCTCTGTTGCAGGGGCATCGCTCGATCATTCCCATTCGCAGCTTATAGCCCTTCCAATAGTTCCAAGAAGGGTCCTTGAAGAGATAAACGGTGGATTAGCCTATTATAAGTATAAAGACAGGTGTATCTTTTGTGACATAATAACACAGGAAAAGGAGGACAATGTGAGGATCGTTTTTGAAAATGCAAGGTTTATAGCCCTTTCACCATACGCCTCTCGCTTTCCTTTTGAGGTCTGGATTTTACCGAAGGAGCATGAGCCATACTTCATCTCAAGCAATAGAGATGATAATTATTTTTCAGTTGCGGAGGTGCTTTCTGCAGTGTTAAAAAGGTATGATAAGGTTCTCAACTCTCCGCCTTATAACTACATGATACATACAACACCCTTTGGCGATGGAGCAACACCACATTATCACTGGCACATGGAGGTTATACCAAGGCTCACAAAAATGGCAGGTTTCGAATGGGGAACAGGCTTTTACATTAATCCTACACCACCAGAGGAAGCAACTGTATATCTTAGAGAAACACACATATAG
- a CDS encoding rhomboid family intramembrane serine protease: protein MVRNTLMIPLKDNIPTRTFPIITISIIFVNMLVFLWQKIVLYGIEGDIIYRYYGLIPREFMTSLSSRWDLLPYNILTVFTSMFLHGGFLHLGGNMLYLWIFGNNVEDAMGHKRFIVFFLLSGVIAALFQFFYDPTSSVPMVGASGAISGILGAYLILFPRARIKTLLFIFIFIKIVEIPAILLLTIWFFMQILYSHMEGVAWHAHIGGFVFGLITIKLFIKRRRNA from the coding sequence ATGGTAAGAAATACCCTGATGATACCCTTAAAGGACAATATACCAACGCGCACTTTTCCCATTATAACAATAAGCATTATCTTTGTAAACATGTTAGTTTTTCTATGGCAGAAAATTGTACTATACGGTATAGAGGGCGACATTATATATCGCTATTATGGGCTGATACCGCGTGAATTTATGACGTCCCTGTCAAGCAGGTGGGATCTCCTTCCATATAATATATTAACTGTCTTCACTTCCATGTTCCTCCACGGTGGCTTTCTCCACTTGGGTGGCAATATGCTGTATTTATGGATATTCGGCAACAATGTGGAGGATGCCATGGGCCACAAGAGATTTATTGTGTTCTTTCTGCTGTCCGGCGTCATTGCTGCTCTTTTCCAATTCTTTTATGATCCAACCTCAAGCGTTCCCATGGTCGGGGCAAGTGGAGCAATATCGGGAATTCTTGGTGCATATTTAATACTCTTTCCCCGCGCACGAATAAAGACATTATTATTCATCTTTATATTTATTAAGATTGTTGAAATTCCTGCTATCCTGCTTTTAACCATATGGTTTTTCATGCAAATTCTTTACTCCCACATGGAAGGTGTTGCGTGGCATGCCCATATTGGCGGCTTTGTTTTTGGATTAATAACAATAAAGCTTTTTATTAAAAGAAGACGGAATGCATAA
- a CDS encoding radical SAM protein: protein MKHLKVLLVNPYIYDVSAYGFWSSPLGLLYMGSVLRKNNMEIQLIDCLRVVEEKRKEDGRAPFIKEKVEKPASLKNIKKRFRRYGISKEQLAKELSSLEEQDLILLTSIMTYWYIGTKEVLELLRRMFPRSKIVVGGIYPTLCYEHASIHMNKADLIVKNNEMGKFYAFIEKNFSAPLPLKPSMYDFKELPYPCFDLYKNIPFIPILTSYGCMYRCTYCATPYMHPNIVRRDPEGVMNEILHWHNRGVDRYALYDDNFLYRKDTYAKPLLRGVAQFPFSVDIYNPNAINAALIDEELANLLLDAGFKEVRIGLESIDPSVQRSTGKKVDLKSFEHALRCLSGAGFNMDRIGVYILAGLPFQRWEDVKKTIDYLSGFGVRIHIAEYTPIPHTPMFQGFKAFARYPIADDPIYQNNALFPFAWDGFTENDLFFLKHYAREKGSARQETV, encoded by the coding sequence GTGAAACATTTAAAGGTGCTTTTGGTCAATCCATACATATATGATGTTTCTGCCTATGGTTTCTGGTCAAGCCCCCTGGGGCTTCTGTATATGGGGAGCGTATTGAGAAAAAATAATATGGAAATCCAGCTGATAGATTGTCTCAGGGTAGTAGAGGAAAAAAGGAAAGAAGATGGGAGGGCTCCCTTTATAAAGGAAAAGGTTGAAAAACCTGCATCTTTAAAAAATATAAAGAAACGGTTCAGAAGGTACGGCATCTCAAAGGAACAACTGGCGAAAGAGCTTTCCTCCCTGGAGGAGCAAGATCTTATCCTCCTCACCTCAATTATGACATATTGGTATATCGGTACAAAAGAGGTTTTGGAGCTCTTGAGAAGAATGTTCCCCCGGTCAAAGATTGTGGTCGGGGGCATATATCCAACATTGTGTTACGAACATGCCAGCATACACATGAACAAGGCCGATTTAATTGTAAAGAACAATGAAATGGGCAAGTTTTATGCCTTTATAGAGAAAAATTTCTCTGCCCCATTGCCCCTTAAGCCATCCATGTATGACTTTAAAGAGCTCCCATATCCCTGCTTCGATCTGTATAAAAACATACCGTTCATTCCAATCCTTACTTCATATGGCTGTATGTATCGTTGCACATACTGTGCAACACCCTACATGCATCCAAACATTGTAAGAAGAGACCCTGAAGGCGTGATGAATGAAATTCTACACTGGCATAATCGGGGCGTAGATAGATATGCGCTGTACGATGACAACTTTCTTTACAGAAAGGATACTTATGCAAAACCCCTTCTCAGGGGGGTTGCACAATTTCCCTTCTCTGTTGACATATATAATCCAAATGCCATAAATGCAGCGCTTATCGACGAAGAGCTGGCGAATCTGCTTTTAGATGCTGGGTTCAAAGAGGTTAGGATTGGGCTCGAATCCATAGACCCTTCGGTTCAAAGATCAACAGGCAAAAAGGTGGATTTAAAGAGCTTTGAACATGCCTTACGTTGCTTATCTGGGGCCGGGTTCAATATGGACAGGATAGGCGTCTACATATTGGCAGGTCTCCCCTTCCAGCGGTGGGAGGATGTGAAGAAAACGATAGACTATCTTTCTGGTTTCGGGGTAAGGATCCATATCGCAGAGTATACCCCCATACCACATACACCGATGTTTCAGGGGTTTAAGGCATTTGCCCGATATCCCATAGCAGACGACCCTATCTACCAGAATAATGCCCTCTTCCCTTTTGCCTGGGATGGTTTTACAGAGAATGATCTGTTTTTTTTGAAACACTATGCGAGAGAAAAGGGTAGCGCAAGGCAAGAGACGGTCTGA
- the hisH gene encoding imidazole glycerol phosphate synthase subunit HisH, producing the protein MIAIVDYGMGNLKSVTNAFKRLGADVVITRDKREIESSSAIVLPGVGAFGKCIENLKKLGLFHFIKTLIMNDRRYLGICLGMQILFESSEEAPGVEGMGVIKGTVPKFKGNIKVPHMGWNSIEIMKNTEIFDGIKNGENCYFVHSYYCQPEEDVVATKTDYGIEFASSVLKGNIFACQFHPEKSQKMGLRLLQNFIDICE; encoded by the coding sequence ATGATAGCCATTGTAGATTACGGAATGGGAAACCTGAAGAGTGTTACAAATGCATTTAAAAGGCTCGGCGCTGATGTAGTAATTACAAGAGACAAGAGGGAAATAGAGTCATCCAGCGCCATTGTCCTGCCAGGCGTCGGGGCCTTCGGCAAATGCATTGAAAACCTGAAAAAGCTCGGCTTGTTTCATTTTATAAAGACACTGATAATGAACGACAGGCGATACCTGGGTATATGTCTTGGCATGCAGATACTATTTGAATCGAGCGAAGAGGCCCCGGGCGTTGAGGGTATGGGGGTCATAAAAGGCACAGTACCGAAGTTTAAAGGCAACATAAAGGTGCCGCACATGGGGTGGAACAGCATTGAGATTATGAAGAATACCGAGATTTTTGATGGTATAAAAAACGGGGAGAATTGCTATTTTGTGCATTCTTATTACTGCCAGCCAGAGGAAGATGTTGTTGCAACAAAGACCGATTATGGTATTGAGTTTGCATCATCTGTACTGAAAGGAAACATATTTGCCTGCCAGTTTCATCCTGAAAAAAGTCAGAAGATGGGTCTCAGGTTACTTCAGAATTTTATCGATATTTGTGAATAA
- the hisB gene encoding imidazoleglycerol-phosphate dehydratase HisB: MDRKSKVERKTKETTITIKWVLDGKGTYSISTGVPFFNHMLELFSKHGFFNLDIKAKGDIDVDQHHTIEDVGIAMGKALKEALSDFEGIRRYGYAIIPMDEALCMLAIDISGRPNFVWRGGLRGKIGAFDVAVLKEFFKGFVNESKCSLHINVLYGENLHHKTEAVFKAFGKALREAVTKDEQIKGALSTKGML, translated from the coding sequence ATGGATAGAAAATCAAAGGTAGAGAGGAAAACAAAAGAAACAACCATAACAATAAAATGGGTGCTTGATGGCAAGGGTACGTACAGCATATCAACAGGGGTCCCCTTTTTTAACCACATGCTCGAGCTATTTTCAAAACACGGTTTTTTTAATCTGGACATAAAGGCAAAAGGGGACATAGACGTAGACCAACACCATACCATAGAGGACGTAGGCATTGCTATGGGGAAGGCATTGAAGGAGGCACTTTCTGATTTTGAAGGGATAAGGCGTTATGGATATGCAATAATCCCCATGGATGAAGCCCTCTGTATGCTGGCAATAGACATAAGCGGAAGGCCGAACTTTGTATGGAGGGGGGGGCTGCGGGGTAAAATAGGCGCCTTTGATGTAGCGGTATTGAAGGAATTTTTTAAAGGATTTGTCAATGAGTCAAAATGTTCCCTCCATATAAATGTGCTCTATGGAGAGAATTTACACCACAAGACAGAAGCGGTCTTTAAGGCCTTTGGAAAGGCCCTGAGAGAAGCCGTGACAAAAGACGAGCAAATAAAGGGAGCGCTCTCAACAAAAGGCATGTTGTGA
- the hisG gene encoding ATP phosphoribosyltransferase has translation MKLKIGLPKGSLQETTFKLFKNAGYNIKLRERSYMPTIDDPELEGLVIRAQEMARYVEDGILDMGITGLDWVLEQDAKVVELVRLKYGKVGFRGVKWVVAVPADSPIKSIKDLKGKKIATELVGYTRKYLKKKGIDATVEFSWGATEVKPPLLADAIVEVTETGASLKANNLRIIDTILESETVLIANKNAWKDEWKKRKMENVVILLKGALLAEEKVGLKMNVPRNRLEKVIKILPSLHTPTISNLSDKGWIAIEVIMDEETVRDLIPDLKRAGAQGIVEYPLSKVIP, from the coding sequence ATGAAATTAAAAATCGGGTTACCAAAGGGGAGCCTACAGGAAACAACATTCAAATTGTTTAAGAACGCGGGCTATAATATAAAACTTCGCGAGCGTTCATACATGCCAACAATAGACGACCCGGAGCTTGAAGGGCTTGTTATAAGAGCACAAGAAATGGCCCGTTATGTGGAAGATGGGATACTTGATATGGGGATAACAGGGCTGGATTGGGTGCTTGAGCAGGATGCAAAGGTTGTGGAGCTTGTAAGGTTGAAATACGGAAAGGTGGGGTTCAGGGGGGTAAAATGGGTTGTGGCAGTGCCTGCAGATTCACCAATTAAGAGCATAAAAGACCTGAAAGGAAAAAAGATCGCCACAGAGCTTGTAGGTTATACCAGAAAGTACCTGAAGAAAAAGGGGATAGATGCTACCGTTGAGTTTTCATGGGGCGCAACGGAGGTAAAACCACCCCTTCTCGCCGATGCCATTGTAGAGGTAACGGAGACAGGCGCATCGCTTAAGGCAAACAACTTGAGGATTATCGACACAATCCTTGAATCTGAAACAGTGTTGATAGCAAACAAAAATGCATGGAAGGATGAGTGGAAAAAAAGGAAGATGGAGAACGTGGTAATATTGCTAAAAGGCGCACTTCTTGCAGAGGAGAAGGTAGGGCTTAAAATGAATGTGCCAAGGAACAGGCTTGAAAAGGTAATAAAAATCCTCCCTTCCCTACATACGCCTACAATTTCAAACCTTTCAGATAAAGGCTGGATAGCCATAGAAGTCATTATGGATGAAGAAACTGTGAGAGACCTTATACCTGACCTTAAAAGGGCGGGCGCGCAGGGAATCGTGGAGTATCCGTTAAGCAAGGTGATACCATAG
- the hisD gene encoding histidinol dehydrogenase — protein sequence MKIWNLEKEIDALTTFIIVRREKRKQDIRSAVESIKGELLAKGGKALIEFSRKWDGWREDHPLRLTENEIHEGASKIEKKELTALKGMIKNVASYHRQQKGHNRTYRRKGVVVREEFVPVERALVYVPGGKASYPSSLIMGVVPAQLAGVKNISVTTPAVNGVVNPYVAACCALLGVRDVYRIGGAQAIYAFSYGIGGIPRVDMIVGPGNAYVEEAKRDVYGRVGIDMLAGPTELIILCTEPFSPDVLAWDMLSQAEHDEMAMVGLFSPSKEHLYNILRSIEKLISLNERRDVIEKALRENGFLIHYKDVDKAIEVINMIAPEHMELIGDEREERKMFYPGIVYLGPYTPVAMGDYYIGTNHVLPTGGAGRFTGGLSVETFTKRKVLVKIDKQFLRRYADNAIILSEIEGLFAHGEAIKARKEL from the coding sequence ATGAAGATATGGAATCTTGAAAAAGAAATTGATGCGCTAACCACCTTTATTATCGTGAGGAGAGAAAAAAGAAAACAGGATATAAGAAGTGCGGTTGAGAGTATAAAGGGAGAACTACTTGCAAAGGGAGGGAAGGCGCTTATTGAATTTTCGAGGAAATGGGATGGGTGGCGTGAAGATCACCCATTGAGGCTCACAGAAAACGAGATACACGAGGGCGCATCGAAGATAGAAAAGAAAGAACTTACAGCTCTAAAGGGGATGATAAAAAACGTTGCGTCCTACCACAGGCAGCAGAAGGGTCATAATAGAACTTACAGAAGGAAGGGCGTTGTAGTAAGGGAAGAATTTGTCCCTGTAGAAAGAGCACTTGTGTATGTACCTGGTGGAAAGGCATCATACCCGTCTTCCCTGATAATGGGGGTTGTCCCTGCTCAGCTTGCTGGTGTGAAAAATATATCAGTCACGACCCCCGCAGTAAATGGTGTGGTCAATCCATATGTGGCTGCGTGCTGTGCGCTTCTGGGTGTAAGGGACGTCTATAGAATTGGGGGTGCCCAGGCAATATATGCATTTTCTTACGGAATCGGTGGTATACCAAGGGTTGATATGATTGTGGGACCGGGGAATGCATATGTGGAAGAAGCAAAAAGGGATGTGTACGGGAGGGTTGGCATTGATATGCTGGCGGGCCCGACAGAGCTCATTATTCTTTGCACTGAACCGTTTTCTCCCGATGTGTTAGCCTGGGATATGCTTTCTCAGGCAGAACACGATGAGATGGCAATGGTTGGCCTGTTTTCCCCGTCAAAAGAACATCTCTATAATATTCTAAGGAGCATAGAGAAACTTATCTCTTTAAATGAGAGGAGAGATGTGATAGAGAAGGCGTTGAGAGAAAACGGTTTTTTGATACATTACAAAGATGTGGATAAGGCGATTGAGGTGATAAATATGATTGCCCCCGAACACATGGAATTAATAGGGGACGAGAGAGAAGAACGAAAGATGTTTTACCCAGGCATAGTCTATCTGGGTCCCTATACTCCTGTGGCAATGGGGGATTATTATATCGGAACTAACCATGTACTGCCTACGGGAGGAGCAGGGAGGTTCACCGGCGGCCTTTCTGTTGAAACATTTACAAAGAGAAAAGTTCTGGTTAAAATAGATAAACAGTTCCTGCGTAGATACGCTGACAACGCGATTATACTTTCTGAGATAGAGGGACTTTTTGCACACGGGGAAGCCATAAAAGCAAGAAAGGAGTTGTAG